GAAAGGTGACTATCGAACCGTGCAGGTCACCGGCAAGGTACTGCAGACGCGCCATGCCCGGTGCCGTCTCCTTGTCCGGGCCCTTGGCCTTGAAGGCGGCCAGCTCCGTGCGGGCCTCTTCCAGCATCCCCAGGGCTGCCAGTGCCTGAATCCGTTGGCTGCCTTCAGGCAGTGCAGGCTCGGGGATTCCTTCAGGCAACGCCATCCAGCCGGTCGGCTTGTTGGTGCGCAGCCGGTGCCATGCTGCGTAAAAACCGTAGGGGTACTCGCCCAGCAGTTGTTTGTAGGCACGCTCTGCGTCTGCCGGCCTGTTTTGCCGGTCCTGGCTACGGGCATACCAGTACAGGGCCCGCTCACGATAGAGCGTATCCTTGAACAGCAATCTGAAACTTTCTGCAGCAGCCGGCAGGTTGCCTGCCAGATACTGGCCCCAGGCCAGCTCCCAGCCGGCCCGGGGGATCAGGCCGGATGACGGAAAATCTTTGATCAGGCGTTGCAGGATCTGGGATGCATCACTGTGGCGGCCGTTGTGTTTGTTGATCAGGGCTGCCTCCAGCAGGGCATCGTCGGCCAGTGCCCCCTTTTCGGAGGCCAGTGTCAGCAACCTGGCCAGTGCCTTTTCTGAACCGCCCTGCCGTTCTTCCACCCGTGCCAGCGTCAGCCTGGCCTCATCTCTGGTTGTTGCAGTACGGGCAGCTGCAGCCCGCTTCAGGAATGGTTCAGCAAGGGAGTAACGGCGCTGTTTGATTGCCGCCTGGCCTGATTTCAGCTCAATCTGTGCCAGCAGTTCTTCAGACAGATTGGTGCGGGGGATGCCTGCAAAGACCCAGGCCGCTGCATTGGGCTGGTTGTTGGCCAGCAACAGCTGCCCCCGCCGGAACTGTTCTTCTGCCGTAAAGGAACCGGCATCCTTCTGGCCTTTCTTCTCCAGTGTCTTCAGGCGCTCCATGACCTTTGAGGCGGGTGTTGAGGCAGGATGCTGCAGATAGATGGTGCGATAGAGTTGGGCTGCTGCGCTCAATTCATTCAAACCTTCCTGGCAGAGGGCAGTCTGAAACAGGGCGTCAACATGATCTCTGCCCAGGCTGTGGCGGGTGGTGAACTGGCGATAGGCAGTCAGGGCTGCCTTCAGGTCACCCGCTTCAAACAGTGCGTCGGCTGCCAGCTTTTCCATCCGGCGGCTGACCGCCGGTGTCGGTGAACGCTGCGCTGCAGTAGTGGCTGCGGCAGCAGCCTCACGGTACTGTTTTTTGCCGAACAGGGCATCGGCCTTCTGGGCCGCTGCAATATCAGCCAGCAGCGGATAGCTGCGCTCGGCATCAGCCAGATAGCGGATCGCCTCATCATACCTTTTCAGGCGTAGGGCTGCTTCACCGGCCAGCAGGTTGCGGGGGCCGTCGGCAGGTGCGTTGGCGGCGGCCTGCAGCGCCTCCTGGTTCTGGTTGTTGCGTAGCAAGCCGGCTGCCTTACGGAGTTGTTCGTTGGCGGTTATGGTGGAACCGGCGCAGGTCAATGTTGCCGTGGCGGCCAGCATGGTCAGGGAGCCTGCCAGAAGACGATGCAGTTTGTAGGTCATAGCGGTACGGTAGTCCTGTGGGGGAAAATCTGGTTTGTTGAGCTGGTCTCTTTTCAGTAACATCATGCGGCTGTCAGGTCAATGGTGTGAACCGGGGTTTTTCAGCTTTCACTCCCCGCCTGTTGGGGTATACTCCACCAAAGCGAGGTTTCCATGAACAGACTGACCACTGATTTCAAAGCTGTCTATCAGCGGCTGAACCAGGCCCAGCGCAAGGCTGTGGACACCCTTGAAGGTCCGGTGCTGGTGATTGCCGGTCCCGGAACCGGCAAGACCGAGATCCTGGCGGCCCGGATCGCCAATATTCTGCTTTCCACCGATGCCACGCCGGAGAGTATCCTCTGTCTGACCTACACCGATGCCGGTACCGTGGCGATGCGCAACCGGCTGCTGCAGTTCATCGGTCCCAATGCCTACCGGGTGGATATCTTCACCTTTCATGCCTTCTGCAACCTGGTGATCCAGGAAAATGCCGATTATTTCGGCCTGCGCAGCCTGACCACCATCTCGGAGCTGGAGCAGTTCCGTTTTGTGCGGGAGATCATTGATGCCTTTCCCCATGAACATCCCCTGACCCGCTCCACCGGCGATATCCATTTTGAGTCGGACCGGTTACTGGCGCTGTACGAGATCATGAAGAAGGAAGACTGGTCCGCCGACTGGCTGGCTGCCCGGGTGGATGCCTATGCCGCCACCCTGCCGGATAATCCTGATTTTCTCTACAAACGTCAGACCAGGGCCAGTGACGGTACGGTCTATAAAAAAGGTGATCTGAACGAGCGGAAGCTGCGGGAGGAACTGCGAAAACTTGAGCAGTTGAAGGCAGCGGCCCGAAGTTTTGATGACTACCAGCAGCTGCTGAAAGAGCGGGGACGCTACGACTTTGCCGACATGATCCTCTGGTGCAGTGCCGCCTTCAAACAGAATGCCGACCTGCTGGCCACGTATCAGGAACGCTACCTCTACCTGCTGGTGGATGAATTTCAGGATACCAGCGGTTCCCAGTTTGAGCTGCTGATGCAGCTGGCTGATTACTGGGATGCCCCCAACCTGTTTGTGGTGGGGGATGACGACCAGTCGATCTTCCGCTTCCAGGGGGCCAGTGTCGAGAACATCCGGCGTTTTGTGGAGCGTTACCGTCCGTCACTTACCACAGTTACCCTGACCGACAACCACCGTTCCTCGCAGTTGATTCTGGACGGGGCGGGGGCGTTGATCGGTCGTAATCAGGAACGTCTGAGCGATGAAAAACAGCTGATCGCCATGAACCCGGAAGTGGCTGCACTGCCGGAGCCGCCGCAACTGGAGGGGTACGCCACCCTGGCCCACGAGACCGTGGCGATTGCCAACCGGATCGGGGCGCTGCTGGATGCCGGGGTGCTGCCGGAA
Above is a window of Trichlorobacter lovleyi SZ DNA encoding:
- a CDS encoding lytic transglycosylase domain-containing protein gives rise to the protein MTYKLHRLLAGSLTMLAATATLTCAGSTITANEQLRKAAGLLRNNQNQEALQAAANAPADGPRNLLAGEAALRLKRYDEAIRYLADAERSYPLLADIAAAQKADALFGKKQYREAAAAATTAAQRSPTPAVSRRMEKLAADALFEAGDLKAALTAYRQFTTRHSLGRDHVDALFQTALCQEGLNELSAAAQLYRTIYLQHPASTPASKVMERLKTLEKKGQKDAGSFTAEEQFRRGQLLLANNQPNAAAWVFAGIPRTNLSEELLAQIELKSGQAAIKQRRYSLAEPFLKRAAAARTATTRDEARLTLARVEERQGGSEKALARLLTLASEKGALADDALLEAALINKHNGRHSDASQILQRLIKDFPSSGLIPRAGWELAWGQYLAGNLPAAAESFRLLFKDTLYRERALYWYARSQDRQNRPADAERAYKQLLGEYPYGFYAAWHRLRTNKPTGWMALPEGIPEPALPEGSQRIQALAALGMLEEARTELAAFKAKGPDKETAPGMARLQYLAGDLHGSIVTFHQNRPAVIDRSTLPFWALGFPRPYAELFSRNSTANGLPDSLVLSLAKAESSFRADVKSHAGAIGLMQLMPATARMTAGYKGKNYNPLWLIEPEYNIRLGTKHLRELLNQYHQDQIYTLAAYNAGAGAVNRWRKSFGDLPRDEFVENIPYQETRDYVKKIVAYMAVYRSLYRIQ